The Haloprofundus salinisoli genome includes a region encoding these proteins:
- a CDS encoding PadR family transcriptional regulator — protein sequence MNDLSGFQRDLLWVIAGKEQPSGQEVKTELEEYVEGEINHGRLYPNLDTLVNKSYVDKGPIDRRTNYYAITEKGRESLRTRRDWENQYVSLE from the coding sequence ATGAACGACCTCAGCGGCTTTCAACGCGACCTGCTGTGGGTAATCGCAGGCAAAGAACAACCGTCGGGCCAAGAAGTGAAAACTGAGTTAGAAGAGTACGTCGAGGGTGAGATCAACCACGGCCGACTGTACCCGAATCTCGACACGCTCGTGAACAAATCGTACGTCGATAAGGGTCCGATAGACCGCCGAACCAACTACTACGCGATAACCGAGAAGGGACGCGAGAGCCTTCGGACGCGACGAGACTGGGAGAACCAGTACGTCTCGCTGGAGTGA
- a CDS encoding MFS transporter — MSFRSLRTLPREALVVLSLVSGSHVINHMYLVLFPPILGVLATEFDVTLATLGFAMGAQAFVNTVFQLPFGYLSDTYDRTLTLSLCLVLGSLGAFVLAAAPTFEWLLVGQILLGVGVAGHHPAHYPLLADATTKTNRGRVFSVHGFAGNVGFAAPPVVIVALTSITGLSWRHAFAVIGGVGLLYAILAVFVLLRYVPRTVRRPNVVNDSVAGGDATSTETPSLADRLRSGVVALLDSPKILALGLLALVASTAMWGITSFVVTLLEQGYGVESSTASLTLSVMFGVGAVFMLVGGDLSDRFAPAPLILGSYVLVAAFVVLLASFVLPPSAAVVAAVVGGSVGSLSTPARDKLADVLSARADLGRNFAVVTVGIMVGSTVAPPLFGVLIEVFGFRVAFASIAVVALGVAAVAGGIVVRWGDGYSLSEPATAGD, encoded by the coding sequence ATGTCGTTCCGTTCGCTGCGGACGCTCCCCCGAGAGGCGCTCGTCGTCTTGAGTCTGGTGAGCGGGTCGCACGTCATCAACCATATGTATCTCGTGCTCTTTCCGCCGATTCTCGGCGTGTTGGCGACGGAGTTCGACGTGACGCTTGCGACGCTCGGGTTCGCGATGGGTGCGCAAGCGTTCGTCAACACCGTCTTTCAGCTGCCGTTCGGCTATCTCTCGGACACGTACGACCGTACGCTCACGCTGAGTCTCTGTCTCGTTCTCGGCAGTCTCGGGGCGTTCGTTCTCGCGGCCGCACCGACGTTCGAGTGGCTCTTGGTCGGACAAATTCTGCTCGGCGTCGGCGTCGCCGGCCACCATCCCGCACATTACCCGCTTCTCGCGGATGCGACGACGAAGACGAATCGCGGTCGAGTGTTCAGCGTCCACGGATTCGCGGGCAACGTCGGCTTCGCCGCCCCGCCGGTGGTCATCGTCGCGCTCACCTCGATTACGGGCCTGAGTTGGCGGCACGCGTTCGCCGTCATCGGGGGCGTCGGACTGCTGTACGCAATTCTCGCGGTGTTCGTCCTACTTCGATACGTTCCCCGGACCGTCCGTCGCCCGAACGTAGTAAACGATTCAGTCGCAGGGGGAGACGCGACGTCGACGGAGACGCCGTCGCTGGCAGACAGACTGCGTTCGGGGGTCGTCGCGTTGCTCGACTCGCCGAAGATCCTCGCACTCGGACTGTTGGCGCTCGTCGCCTCGACGGCGATGTGGGGAATCACGTCGTTCGTCGTCACGTTGCTCGAGCAGGGATACGGCGTGGAATCGTCGACGGCGAGTCTCACCCTCTCGGTGATGTTCGGCGTCGGAGCAGTGTTCATGCTCGTCGGCGGCGACCTCTCGGACCGCTTTGCGCCCGCTCCGCTCATCCTGGGTAGCTACGTCCTCGTCGCCGCGTTCGTCGTGCTGCTCGCGTCGTTCGTCCTCCCGCCGTCCGCCGCCGTCGTCGCCGCTGTGGTCGGCGGGAGCGTCGGGAGTCTGAGCACACCTGCCCGCGACAAACTGGCGGACGTCCTCTCGGCACGGGCGGACCTCGGGCGGAACTTCGCCGTCGTCACTGTTGGCATCATGGTCGGCAGCACCGTCGCACCGCCGCTTTTCGGCGTCCTCATCGAAGTGTTCGGTTTCCGAGTCGCGTTCGCATCCATCGCCGTCGTCGCGCTCGGCGTCGCTGCGGTCGCCGGCGGCATCGTCGTCAGATGGGGCGACGGCTACAGCCTCAGTGAACCTGCGACTGCGGGAGATTGA